The genomic region CTCCGCGCTCCGAGGAAAGCTCGGGAACCGCCCGCAAGCTTTGCCGGCGCAGTTTCCTGATCCGGTCGTTCATGTCAGCCTCCAATGGTCACGGCAAGTTTTCTTTGCCGAAATATTTCAATGATCGCATTCAGCTCCGCGGCCGTAGGCGGCCGGGTGCCAGGCAGCGGATCGTCCTGGCCCAGGCGCTCCCTCTTGCCGCTGCCTCCCGAATGGTAGGGGAGAAGCTGCACCGGGTGCGCTTGCGGCAAAGACGTGCAGAAATCGGCCAGACGCGTCAGCTCGCTTGCCGAATCGTTGCTGCCGGGGATGAGCGGAATGCGGACGGCCAGGGAGCGGGCCGCGGCCGCAAGGCGCGTCAGGTTATCCAGGATCAGCTCGTTGGACTCGCCGGTTAAGCGGCGATGCCTGGCCGCAGCGATGCATTTCAGGTCGAAAAGAAAAAGATCGACCAGCGGCAGGATTTTCCTGAAGCTGGCCCAGGGAGCGTGGCCGCAGGTGTCCAGGGCCGTGTGCCAGCCTTTCCGCTTCGCGCCGAGCAGAAGCCCATGCAAAAAACGGACCTGTTGCATGGGTTCGCCGCCCGAAAAAGTGACTCCGCCTTGCGAACTTCGGTAGAAAACGGCATCCTTGGCCAATTCGTCGATAACGTTCGCGCAAGTGACGAAGCGCCCGGCCATTTGCAGCGCCTCGGCGGGGCAGGCTTCAACGCAGCGGCCGCAAAGGTCGCAGCGGCTGCGGGTGATAGTTATAATGCCCCGGCGCTTGCTCAATGCTTTGCGTAAACAGGCCTTGATGCAGGCGCGGCAGCCATCCAGGCAACGTTTGGAAAAGACCATGAACTCGGGGTTTTCGGAAATGCCTTCCGGGTTGTGGCACCAGCGGCAGCGCAAGGGACATCCTTTCAAGAACACCGTGCTGCGTATGCCGGGCCCGTCGTGGATGGCGAATTTCTTGATGTCAAAAATGATGCCCTTGCTCTTCATGTTGTGATATCTGATATATCACATAAAATTTATAAAATCAAGTAGGGGTTCAATATGATATCAGGGTGTAGGGGTTCAATACGATATCAGGGTGTAGGGGTTCAATACGATATCAGGGTGTAGGGGTTCAATATGATATCAGGGTGTAGGGGTTCAATATGATATCATATGATCTTGTATTGAACCCCTACAATTACTATCCTCAAATCCCCTATCAAACCTTGCATTGCTGAAAACCTGTCCCTACTGAGCGTATGTTGTCAAAAACAACCCGTTTGGATATACTGCAGCCATGCGCAAGCAAA from Candidatus Aminicenantes bacterium harbors:
- a CDS encoding glycyl-radical enzyme activating protein, encoding MKSKGIIFDIKKFAIHDGPGIRSTVFLKGCPLRCRWCHNPEGISENPEFMVFSKRCLDGCRACIKACLRKALSKRRGIITITRSRCDLCGRCVEACPAEALQMAGRFVTCANVIDELAKDAVFYRSSQGGVTFSGGEPMQQVRFLHGLLLGAKRKGWHTALDTCGHAPWASFRKILPLVDLFLFDLKCIAAARHRRLTGESNELILDNLTRLAAAARSLAVRIPLIPGSNDSASELTRLADFCTSLPQAHPVQLLPYHSGGSGKRERLGQDDPLPGTRPPTAAELNAIIEIFRQRKLAVTIGG